The Pieris napi chromosome 21, ilPieNapi1.2, whole genome shotgun sequence genome contains a region encoding:
- the LOC125060406 gene encoding eukaryotic translation initiation factor 5 produces MGSLNVNRNVADAFYRYKMPRICAKVEGKGNGIKTVIVNMIEVAKALGRPATYPTKYFGCELGAQTQFDFKNERFIVNGSHDSSKLQDLLDGFIRKFVLCPECDNPETELIVSTKRNTISQGCKACGYHGQLDFNHKLNTFILKNPPAADPAMQGSSLTEGNRGKRSKRSGPAANGNHDGEADAKNESDAPITPTAPNPRKEKKEKKKDDDDDDCNWTVDVSEAAVRARMQDLTEGAKCMTVSEDSEKNEKQRMDLFYSFLKQKADAGDLQSKAINEIIHEAERLDVRSKAPLVAFEILVRANSLSGDVRKHRTLLLRLGALDPRAPRAALHALTALVHHNPTLLPRVPAILKLLYDLDIVEEKTIIEWGAKPSRKYASKEVVADIARRAQPFIDWLQQADEEDSSEDEEDIEIEYDDRAKATPIKAVSAAPPKPAQKDEDGDIDVDIDAI; encoded by the exons ATGGGGTCCTTAAACGTGAACCGCAATGTGGCGGACGCATTCTACCGCTACAAGATGCCGCGCATCTGCGCCAAGGTCGAGGGGAAGGGGAATGGCATCAAGACTGTCATCGTCAACATGATTGAGGTGGCCAAGGCGTTGGGACGACCTGCCACGT ATCCTACCAAGTACTTCGGTTGTGAGTTGGGCGCTCAGACGCAGTTTGATTTCAAAAATGAGCGTTTCATTGTCAACGGAAGCCACGACTCTTCCAAACTTCAAGATTTACTCGATGG CTTCATCCGCAAATTCGTGCTGTGTCCGGAGTGCGACAACCCAGAGACGGAGCTGATAGTGTCGACGAAGCGCAACACGATATCACAGGGCTGCAAGGCTTGCGGGTACCACGGCCAGCTCGACTTCAACCACAAGCTCAACACCTTCATCCTCAAGAACCCTCCGGCGGCAGATCCGGCCATGCAG GGCTCATCTCTCACGGAAGGCAACCGCGGAAAGAGATCCAAGCGAAGCGGACCAGCCGCTAATGGAAACCACGATGGAGAAGCAGACGCTAAGAAC GAAAGTGACGCTCCCATAACCCCGACCGCGCCCAACCCCAGGAAAGAGAAAAAAGAGAAGAAAAAGGATGACGACGACGACGATTGCAACTGGACCGTCGACGTGAGCGAGGCTGCCGTTAGGGCTAGGATGCAAG ATCTGACGGAGGGCGCAAAGTGTATGACCGTGTCCGAAGACAGCGAGAAGAACGAAAAGCAGCGCATGGACTTGTTCTACTCTTTCCTCAAGCAGAAGGCGGACGCCGGAGATCTGCAGAGCAAGGCCATTAATGAGATCATCCACGAAGCCGAGAGGCTCGACGTCAG GTCCAAGGCGCCGCTGGTGGCGTTCGAGATCCTGGTGCGGGCCAACAGCCTGTCGGGAGACGTGCGCAAGCACCGCACGCTGCTGCTGCGCCTCGGGGCCCTCGACCCCCGGGCCCCACGCGCCGCCCTGCACGCGCTCACGGCCCTCGTGCACCACAACCCCACGCTCCTGCCGCGCGTGCCAGCCATACTCAAG CTCTTGTACGATCTGGACATAGTAGAAGAAAAGACCATCATCGAATGGGGCGCTAAGCCTTCCCGCAAATATGCCTCCAAGGAGGTCGTGGCGGATATCGCTCGTCGCGCACAACCTTTCATCGACTGGCTGCAGCAGGCCGACGAGGAAGACTCCAGCGAAGACGAGGAGGACATCGag ATTGAATACGACGACCGCGCAAAGGCGACTCCCATAAAGGCGGTCAGTGCGGCTCCTCCCAAACCGGCGCAGAAAGATGAGGACGGAGACATCGACGTCGACATCGATGCGATATAG
- the LOC125060232 gene encoding ninjurin-A isoform X1: MENNNQKDAPKSKVDLNDVEMVFGTPTSPKSPRPDIIIENEKSPNKNTDKKHGTENETEGSHQTQPLLESDKQPQSPPLTGPEIDDLDIPHADATPYPGIDDGLLEPGDKMEPHDKHDSEKPEHEGSDHSTREDGVGTVDGKWPYPDTDEPDYPYDGANGFGYRFNVDDRPGSPIPGSIPDVNTYQQKKNLAQGMMDLALLSANANQLRYVLESASSHPYYYPSLTFIAMSIVLQIAVGVGLIMNSRYNVKDDKDICKADKINNFTVLGVFLITIVNVFITSFSVATPNVPGTSVVVASTGSG, encoded by the exons ATGGAGAATAACAATCAAAAAGACGCGCCGAAATCAAAAGTTGATTTGAACGATGTGGAGATGGTTTTCGGTACACCAACGTCTCCCAAATCTCCTCGGCCTGATATTATCATTGAAAATGAAAAGAGCCCcaataaaaataca GACAAGAAACATGGAACCGAAAATGAAACAGAAGGTTCTCACCAAACGCAGCCTCTGCTCGAATCAGACAAACAACCACAGTCACCACCACTTACAG gTCCAGAGATAGACGATTTGGATATTCCCCACGCAGACGCTACTCCATACCCGGGCATTGATGATGGACTTTTGGAACCTGGAGACAAAATGGAACCGCACGACAAac ACGACAGCGAAAAGCCTGAGCACGAAGGATCCGACCACTCGACGCGCGAAGACGGCGTCGGTACAGTCGACGGTAAATGGCCTTATCCAGACACCGACGAGCCTGACTATCCTTACG ATGGCGCCAACGGTTTCGGCTACAGGTTCAATGTTGATGATCGGCCCGGCTCCCCGATACCTGGC TCTATCCCGGACGTAAACACCTACCAGCAGAAGAAAAACTTGGCTCAAGGTATGATGGACCTGGCACTACTTTCAGCCAACGCGAACCAACTTCGATATGTGCTGGAATCTGCATCTTCGCATCCTTACTACTACCCTAGTCTCACTTTTATTGCTATGAGCATTGTTTTACAG atcGCTGTCGGTGTGGGTCTAATAATGAATAGTAGATACAACGTGAAAGACGACAAGGACATTTGCAAGGCGgacaaaattaataactttacGGTACTAGGCGTGTTTCTGATAACCATAGTGAATGTGTTCATAACTTCGTTTAGTGTGGCCACTCCGAACGTTCCAGGGACTTCTGTGGTGGTAGCTTCAACCGGTAGTGGATAA
- the LOC125060232 gene encoding ninjurin-A isoform X2: MENNNQKDAPKSKVDLNDVEMVFGTPTSPKSPRPDIIIENEKSPNKNTDKKHGTENETEGSHQTQPLLESDKQPQSPPLTGPEIDDLDIPHADATPYPGIDDGLLEPGDKMEPHDKHDSEKPEHEGSDHSTREDGVGTVDDGANGFGYRFNVDDRPGSPIPGSIPDVNTYQQKKNLAQGMMDLALLSANANQLRYVLESASSHPYYYPSLTFIAMSIVLQIAVGVGLIMNSRYNVKDDKDICKADKINNFTVLGVFLITIVNVFITSFSVATPNVPGTSVVVASTGSG, translated from the exons ATGGAGAATAACAATCAAAAAGACGCGCCGAAATCAAAAGTTGATTTGAACGATGTGGAGATGGTTTTCGGTACACCAACGTCTCCCAAATCTCCTCGGCCTGATATTATCATTGAAAATGAAAAGAGCCCcaataaaaataca GACAAGAAACATGGAACCGAAAATGAAACAGAAGGTTCTCACCAAACGCAGCCTCTGCTCGAATCAGACAAACAACCACAGTCACCACCACTTACAG gTCCAGAGATAGACGATTTGGATATTCCCCACGCAGACGCTACTCCATACCCGGGCATTGATGATGGACTTTTGGAACCTGGAGACAAAATGGAACCGCACGACAAac ACGACAGCGAAAAGCCTGAGCACGAAGGATCCGACCACTCGACGCGCGAAGACGGCGTCGGTACAGTCGACG ATGGCGCCAACGGTTTCGGCTACAGGTTCAATGTTGATGATCGGCCCGGCTCCCCGATACCTGGC TCTATCCCGGACGTAAACACCTACCAGCAGAAGAAAAACTTGGCTCAAGGTATGATGGACCTGGCACTACTTTCAGCCAACGCGAACCAACTTCGATATGTGCTGGAATCTGCATCTTCGCATCCTTACTACTACCCTAGTCTCACTTTTATTGCTATGAGCATTGTTTTACAG atcGCTGTCGGTGTGGGTCTAATAATGAATAGTAGATACAACGTGAAAGACGACAAGGACATTTGCAAGGCGgacaaaattaataactttacGGTACTAGGCGTGTTTCTGATAACCATAGTGAATGTGTTCATAACTTCGTTTAGTGTGGCCACTCCGAACGTTCCAGGGACTTCTGTGGTGGTAGCTTCAACCGGTAGTGGATAA